In the genome of Halapricum salinum, one region contains:
- a CDS encoding cupin domain-containing protein — MRRTHLAFDRFFEVVSETDDAQAAQMTLDPGQSTGGPDNFHADSDQWLFVHSGSGWAVVDGDEYSLETGDLLCIEAGERHEIGADDGSSLETVNLYVPPRTDR, encoded by the coding sequence GTGCGACGCACACACCTGGCGTTCGACCGCTTCTTCGAAGTCGTGAGCGAGACCGACGACGCACAGGCAGCCCAGATGACCCTCGATCCCGGACAGTCGACCGGCGGGCCCGACAATTTCCACGCAGACAGCGATCAGTGGCTGTTCGTCCATTCGGGTTCGGGCTGGGCCGTCGTCGACGGCGACGAGTACAGCCTGGAGACTGGCGATCTCCTCTGTATCGAAGCCGGCGAGCGCCACGAAATCGGCGCTGACGACGGCTCGTCTCTGGAAACTGTCAATCTCTACGTCCCCCCGAGAACAGACCGCTGA
- a CDS encoding PaaI family thioesterase, protein MTDELPTGAREMVEYYIEEEHGYLSWLGVSVEDFTKNSITLAIPYDEKLTNTTDPPTIHGGIAATLADTAGGLALRPSLADPLNGGVATINLNINYLRRASGDLAAHAEVIRAGNSVGVSEIYVESETPDGETQMVAAGMGAYRLFQD, encoded by the coding sequence ATGACCGACGAACTCCCGACCGGGGCCAGAGAGATGGTCGAATACTACATCGAAGAGGAACACGGCTACCTCTCGTGGCTGGGCGTCTCCGTCGAGGACTTCACCAAGAACTCCATCACGCTCGCGATCCCCTACGACGAGAAACTCACCAACACGACCGACCCGCCGACGATCCACGGCGGGATCGCCGCAACCCTGGCCGACACCGCCGGCGGGCTCGCACTCCGACCCTCGCTTGCCGACCCGCTCAACGGCGGCGTCGCGACGATCAACCTCAACATCAACTACCTCCGGCGCGCCTCCGGCGACCTCGCTGCCCACGCCGAAGTGATCCGCGCGGGCAACTCCGTCGGCGTCTCCGAGATCTACGTCGAGTCCGAAACGCCCGACGGCGAGACCCAGATGGTCGCGGCAGGGATGGGCGCGTATCGACTCTTTCAGGACTGA
- the gyrA gene encoding DNA gyrase subunit A gives MSSDVPDVPDENVAADVEHVRIEDEMEQSYIDYAMSVIAGRALPDVRDGLKPVHRRILYAMHEMGVSSGSSHRKSSSVVGEVMGDYHPHGDSPIYNALVRMAQDFSMRYPLVDGQGNFGSMDGDPPAAMRYTEARMAPIAEELLEDIEKDTVGFTSNYDDRLQEPDVLPSAFPNLLVNGSSGIAVGMSTNIPPHNLGEVIDATIHLIDTPDAEVADLMEHVKGPDFPTGGNIVGKDAIYSAYATGRGRLTVRAEFDVEENPSGKSRIVITELPYQENKARMVERIADNVNEGKIEGVSDLRDESDRNGVRVVVECKRGANVDVVKNQLLEHHLESTFGVINLALVDGQPKVLTLKETLQEYIQHRREVVRRRSEFDLQEAEDRAHILDGRLTAVENAEEVVELIQDAEDRDAAKAALKERYEFSEAQAEHVVRMQLGSLTSAEVGEIEAEYEDVQAEIERLEAILASEEKLDAVVKDELREIKDEYDDDRRTSIVEDAGTVTREDLIPEEDVVVVMTAEDYIKRMPADQFDPQNRGGKGIIGSDPKEGDRVTTVFQAHSHDLLLCFTNHGQVYKLKTYEIPEMSRTARGKSAVNLLDLSDGEDITAVVPTDDLEPDECITMATRDGYVKRTCCDQFENILSTGIRAAKLEDGDELVDVEVTDGTKDLVIATEDGMTIRFDEDEVRQMGRSARGVRGIDLREGDHVAGLVATDDADERDLLTVTRNGYGKRTPLSEYRRQSRYGKGLIDIKTDERNGPVTDVKAVEEDDHIVVMSASGQIMRCPVADISTVGRNTKGVVIMDVDEGDSVACVDVLPAEPASEDESDE, from the coding sequence ATGAGTTCAGACGTCCCAGACGTCCCGGACGAGAACGTCGCCGCAGACGTCGAGCACGTCCGGATCGAAGACGAGATGGAGCAGAGCTACATCGACTACGCGATGTCCGTCATCGCGGGTCGGGCGCTGCCGGATGTCCGTGACGGGTTGAAGCCCGTCCACCGGCGCATTCTCTACGCGATGCACGAGATGGGCGTCTCCTCGGGGTCGTCCCACCGGAAGTCCTCCTCCGTCGTCGGGGAGGTCATGGGTGATTACCACCCGCACGGGGACAGCCCGATCTACAACGCTCTGGTCCGGATGGCCCAGGACTTCTCGATGCGCTACCCGCTCGTGGACGGCCAGGGGAACTTCGGGTCGATGGACGGCGACCCGCCGGCGGCGATGCGGTACACCGAGGCCCGGATGGCTCCTATCGCCGAGGAACTGCTGGAGGACATCGAGAAAGACACCGTCGGCTTCACGAGCAACTACGACGACCGGCTGCAGGAACCGGACGTCCTGCCGTCTGCGTTCCCGAACCTGCTCGTGAACGGCTCGTCAGGTATTGCGGTGGGGATGTCCACGAACATCCCGCCGCACAACCTCGGTGAGGTGATCGACGCGACGATCCATCTCATCGACACTCCCGACGCCGAGGTCGCCGACCTGATGGAGCACGTCAAGGGGCCGGACTTCCCGACCGGTGGGAACATCGTCGGCAAGGACGCCATCTACTCGGCGTACGCCACTGGTCGGGGTCGGCTCACAGTTCGGGCGGAGTTCGATGTCGAGGAGAACCCCTCGGGCAAGAGCCGGATCGTCATCACCGAACTTCCCTATCAGGAGAACAAGGCCCGGATGGTCGAGCGGATCGCCGACAACGTCAACGAGGGCAAGATCGAGGGTGTCAGCGACCTCCGTGACGAATCCGACCGCAACGGTGTCCGCGTGGTCGTCGAGTGCAAGCGCGGTGCGAACGTCGACGTCGTCAAGAACCAGCTGCTGGAACACCACCTCGAGTCGACCTTCGGCGTGATCAACCTCGCGCTGGTCGACGGCCAGCCGAAGGTGCTGACGCTGAAAGAGACCCTCCAGGAGTACATCCAGCACCGCCGCGAGGTCGTCCGGCGACGCTCGGAGTTCGATCTGCAGGAGGCCGAGGACCGCGCACACATCCTCGATGGCCGGCTGACGGCCGTCGAGAACGCCGAAGAGGTCGTCGAACTCATTCAGGATGCCGAGGACCGGGACGCCGCCAAAGCTGCGCTGAAAGAGCGCTACGAGTTCTCCGAAGCGCAGGCCGAACACGTCGTCCGCATGCAACTCGGATCGCTCACCTCCGCGGAAGTGGGCGAGATCGAGGCCGAGTACGAGGACGTTCAGGCCGAAATCGAGCGGCTGGAAGCGATCCTCGCCAGCGAGGAGAAACTGGACGCGGTCGTCAAAGACGAACTGCGCGAGATCAAAGACGAGTACGACGACGACCGCCGGACCTCCATCGTCGAGGACGCCGGCACTGTCACGCGTGAGGATCTCATCCCCGAGGAAGACGTCGTCGTCGTCATGACCGCCGAGGATTACATCAAGCGGATGCCTGCCGACCAGTTCGATCCGCAGAACCGCGGCGGCAAGGGGATCATCGGTAGCGATCCCAAGGAAGGTGATCGAGTAACGACGGTGTTCCAGGCCCACAGCCACGACCTGCTACTGTGCTTTACGAACCACGGACAGGTCTACAAACTGAAGACCTACGAGATCCCGGAGATGTCACGGACCGCCCGCGGGAAATCTGCCGTCAACCTGCTCGACCTGAGCGACGGCGAGGATATCACCGCGGTGGTCCCGACCGACGATCTGGAGCCCGACGAGTGCATCACGATGGCCACTCGCGACGGGTACGTCAAGCGGACCTGTTGTGATCAGTTCGAGAACATCCTCTCGACGGGGATCCGCGCCGCCAAACTCGAAGACGGCGACGAACTCGTCGACGTCGAGGTCACCGACGGGACGAAGGACCTGGTCATCGCCACCGAGGACGGGATGACCATCCGCTTCGACGAGGACGAAGTGCGCCAGATGGGGCGCTCAGCGCGCGGTGTCCGCGGGATCGACCTGCGCGAGGGCGACCACGTCGCGGGGCTGGTCGCGACCGACGACGCCGACGAACGCGACCTGTTGACGGTCACGCGGAACGGCTACGGCAAGCGGACGCCCCTCAGCGAGTACCGCCGACAATCGCGCTATGGCAAGGGCCTGATCGACATCAAGACCGACGAGCGCAACGGCCCCGTCACCGACGTCAAGGCCGTCGAAGAGGACGACCACATCGTCGTGATGAGCGCGTCCGGCCAGATCATGCGCTGCCCGGTCGCGGACATCTCGACGGTCGGCCGGAACACGAAGGGTGTCGTGATCATGGACGTCGACGAAGGCGACAGCGTCGCGTGTGTGGACGTGTTGCCTGCCGAACCGGCGTCAGAAGACGAGAGCGACGAGTAA
- the dhaK gene encoding dihydroxyacetone kinase subunit DhaK, giving the protein MKKLINEPGDVVDEMLDGMTAAYPEELRRLDGTNVIVRADAPVDGEVAIVSGGGSGHEPTHAGYVGEGMLDGAAAGEVFTSPTADELSEMIQATDAGEGVLCVVKNYEGDVMNFETAAEMAEMEGVSEVAQVVVNDDVAVEDSLYTSGRRGVCGTILVHKAAGAAAHRGDDLEEVQRIAEKVIDNVGTMGTALTSCVTPEKGEPTFDLGEDEIELGIGIHGEPGTERVDMMPADDIAEELTNSVLDDLGLEDGQEVVTIVNGMGGTPQMELFVLNRKVQKLMDDHGLEVWDAMVGDYMTSLDMMGASITVCAVDDELKELLAYEADTPALKR; this is encoded by the coding sequence ATGAAGAAGTTGATCAACGAACCGGGAGACGTCGTCGACGAGATGCTCGATGGGATGACAGCGGCCTATCCCGAGGAGTTACGCCGGCTCGACGGGACGAACGTGATCGTACGGGCCGACGCGCCGGTAGATGGGGAGGTCGCGATCGTCAGCGGCGGGGGGTCGGGCCACGAGCCGACACACGCGGGCTACGTCGGCGAGGGGATGCTCGACGGCGCGGCCGCGGGCGAGGTGTTCACCTCGCCGACGGCCGACGAGCTGAGTGAGATGATCCAGGCCACAGACGCGGGCGAGGGCGTCCTCTGCGTCGTGAAGAACTACGAGGGAGACGTGATGAACTTCGAGACGGCCGCGGAGATGGCCGAGATGGAAGGGGTCTCCGAGGTCGCGCAGGTCGTCGTCAACGACGACGTCGCCGTCGAGGACTCGCTGTACACCTCGGGCCGGCGCGGGGTCTGTGGGACGATCCTCGTCCACAAGGCCGCCGGCGCGGCCGCCCACCGCGGTGACGACCTCGAGGAGGTCCAGCGAATCGCCGAGAAGGTTATCGACAACGTCGGGACGATGGGCACCGCACTCACGTCCTGTGTCACCCCCGAGAAGGGCGAACCCACCTTTGACCTCGGCGAGGACGAGATCGAACTCGGGATCGGGATCCACGGCGAGCCCGGTACCGAGCGCGTCGACATGATGCCGGCCGACGACATCGCCGAGGAACTGACGAACAGCGTCCTCGACGACCTCGGGCTCGAAGACGGCCAGGAAGTAGTGACGATCGTCAACGGGATGGGCGGGACGCCACAGATGGAGCTGTTCGTCCTCAACCGGAAGGTCCAGAAGCTGATGGACGACCACGGACTGGAAGTCTGGGACGCGATGGTCGGCGACTACATGACCTCCCTGGACATGATGGGCGCCTCGATCACGGTCTGTGCCGTCGACGACGAACTCAAAGAGCTGCTCGCGTACGAGGCCGACACGCCCGCGCTGAAGCGCTGA
- the gyrB gene encoding DNA topoisomerase (ATP-hydrolyzing) subunit B gives MSQDSEYGADSIQALEGLEAVRKRPAMYIGSTGTRGLHHLVYEVVDNSIDEALAGYCDEIDVTIHEDGSVSVRDDGRGIPVDTHQEYDRPAVEVVMTVLHAGGKFDNKSYQVSGGLHGVGVSVVNALSSELVVEVTRDGGVFRERFERGVPQDGVERVRDTEPGEETGTEIRFWPDTDIFETTDFEFSTLESRLRELAFLNSGVEITLADERDGTTQRFYYEGGIKEFVEYLNETKEPLHEGVIYFQDEEDDIHVEVAVQATDELQGSIHAFANNINTREGGTHLTGFKTALTRVVNDYATSNDLLKDLDDTLKGEDIREGLTAVISVKHPDPQFEGQTKTKLGNSEVRGIVESAVHEHLGTYFEENPATAESIIGKAVEAAKARKAAKKAEELTRRKSALESTALPGKLSDCQTRDPDEAELFVVEGDSAGGSAKQARNPENQAVLPIKGKILNVEKHRLDRILENDEIRAMITAIGTGIGDEFDLEEIRYKKIIMMTDADVDGAHIRTLLLTFFYRHMRPLLEAGYVYAAKPPLYRIRYRGNTYDAMTEAERERIVEEKCDGNPTQVQRFKGLGEMNPQQLWDTTMDPDTRYLKQITIDDAAAADKMFSVLMGDAVEPRKQFIKEHSPEAEWVDI, from the coding sequence ATGAGTCAGGACAGCGAGTACGGAGCGGATTCCATCCAGGCCCTCGAAGGGCTGGAGGCAGTCCGCAAGCGCCCCGCGATGTACATCGGCTCGACAGGGACACGCGGGTTGCACCACCTCGTCTACGAGGTCGTCGACAACTCGATCGACGAGGCGCTGGCGGGGTACTGTGACGAAATCGACGTGACGATCCACGAGGACGGTTCTGTCTCGGTCCGCGACGACGGGCGTGGGATTCCGGTCGACACCCACCAGGAGTACGACCGGCCGGCCGTCGAGGTCGTGATGACGGTCCTGCACGCAGGCGGGAAGTTCGACAACAAGTCCTACCAGGTCTCGGGGGGACTGCACGGCGTCGGCGTCTCCGTCGTCAACGCACTCTCTTCGGAGTTGGTGGTCGAGGTCACGCGTGACGGTGGCGTGTTCCGGGAGCGGTTCGAACGTGGTGTCCCGCAAGACGGCGTCGAGCGCGTTCGTGATACCGAACCCGGCGAGGAGACCGGCACCGAGATTCGATTCTGGCCGGACACCGACATCTTCGAGACGACGGACTTCGAGTTCTCCACGCTGGAGAGTCGGCTTCGCGAACTCGCCTTCCTGAACTCGGGCGTGGAGATCACCCTCGCCGACGAGCGCGACGGCACGACCCAGCGGTTCTACTACGAGGGTGGGATCAAGGAGTTCGTCGAGTACCTCAACGAGACCAAAGAGCCGCTCCACGAGGGCGTCATCTACTTCCAGGACGAAGAAGACGACATCCACGTCGAGGTGGCCGTCCAGGCTACTGACGAACTGCAGGGATCGATCCACGCCTTCGCGAACAACATCAACACGCGCGAGGGCGGGACGCACCTGACTGGCTTCAAGACCGCGCTGACGCGCGTGGTCAACGACTACGCGACCTCGAACGATCTGCTGAAGGATCTCGACGACACCCTCAAGGGCGAGGACATCCGCGAGGGGCTGACTGCCGTGATCTCGGTGAAACATCCGGACCCGCAGTTCGAGGGGCAGACCAAGACCAAACTCGGCAACAGCGAGGTCCGGGGCATCGTCGAGTCGGCCGTCCACGAACACCTCGGCACCTACTTCGAGGAGAATCCCGCGACGGCCGAGTCGATCATCGGCAAGGCCGTCGAGGCTGCCAAAGCCCGCAAGGCCGCGAAGAAGGCCGAAGAGCTGACCCGGCGCAAGAGCGCTCTGGAGTCGACGGCGTTGCCGGGCAAGCTCTCCGATTGTCAGACCCGCGATCCCGACGAGGCCGAACTGTTCGTCGTCGAGGGCGACTCTGCGGGCGGGTCGGCAAAGCAGGCTCGCAACCCCGAGAATCAGGCCGTGCTGCCGATCAAGGGGAAGATCCTCAACGTCGAGAAACATCGGCTGGATCGCATCCTCGAAAACGACGAGATCAGGGCGATGATCACCGCCATCGGGACCGGTATCGGTGACGAGTTCGACCTCGAAGAGATCCGGTACAAGAAGATCATCATGATGACCGACGCCGACGTCGACGGGGCCCACATCCGGACGCTCCTGCTGACGTTCTTCTATCGGCACATGCGGCCGCTGCTGGAAGCGGGGTACGTCTACGCGGCCAAGCCGCCACTGTACCGAATTCGCTACCGTGGCAACACCTACGACGCCATGACCGAGGCCGAACGCGAGCGGATCGTCGAGGAGAAGTGTGACGGTAACCCGACCCAGGTCCAGCGGTTCAAGGGGCTTGGCGAGATGAATCCCCAGCAGCTGTGGGACACGACGATGGACCCCGACACGCGGTATCTCAAGCAGATCACTATCGACGACGCTGCAGCCGCGGACAAGATGTTCTCGGTGCTGATGGGTGACGCCGTCGAACCGCGCAAGCAGTTCATCAAAGAGCACTCGCCGGAAGCGGAGTGGGTGGATATATGA
- the dhaM gene encoding dihydroxyacetone kinase phosphoryl donor subunit DhaM, which yields MIGLLIVSHSSKAAEGIREIAMEMGGDAETIAAVGGDPDGGIGSSIDEIRAALADLLERVDGVVLLADLGSAVMNAETAIEMLESDADVVVADAPILEGALNAAASTTSPKATVESVKESAEEARDISKV from the coding sequence ATGATCGGACTTCTGATCGTCTCCCACAGTTCGAAAGCCGCCGAGGGGATCCGCGAGATCGCCATGGAGATGGGCGGCGATGCCGAGACCATCGCGGCCGTCGGCGGCGATCCTGACGGCGGGATCGGCAGTTCGATCGACGAGATCCGGGCCGCGCTCGCGGACCTGCTCGAACGGGTCGACGGCGTCGTGCTCCTCGCCGATCTGGGGAGCGCAGTGATGAACGCCGAGACCGCCATCGAGATGCTCGAAAGCGACGCCGACGTGGTCGTCGCTGACGCCCCGATCCTGGAGGGTGCGCTCAACGCCGCGGCGAGCACCACGAGTCCGAAAGCCACGGTCGAGTCCGTCAAGGAGTCCGCCGAAGAGGCACGGGACATCTCGAAGGTGTAG
- a CDS encoding FAD-dependent oxidoreductase, which yields MRDPFVVVGGDAAGLSAASKCKREDPDREVIVFEKGQWVSYAHCGMPYFVKGEVDTLDELLSLSPEEIDERGIDLRRGHEVLEVDTEAETIAVDGPDGRFEQPYGDLLIATGAHAVTSPIEGHDLDGVHTMHGLDSAAAVRAHLLDPDEDALADMGGEDFVDRDLVERYGRMDPPETVAIVGGGYVGVEMAEAFVAQDLDVHLFQRGGHLVPPFGESVADVVESELREQGVTLHLGEEVERLAGSEQVDRLVCKSGDALDLDCALVGIGIRPNTGIVEGTPIELGESGAIAVDDYGRTSVAGVCAAGDVAEMRHAVTGEPDWVPLGLTANRAGRAIGQSVAGDSEPVGDIAGTAVLKAFDQECGRTGIVDEKRAREAGFDPVTETITSRSRSGYYPGAAETTVTLVADRDSGRLLGGTIVGTDRAAIRIDILAMALEEDATVADLERADLAYAPPFAPVWDPVLTAAKVLRGQL from the coding sequence ATGCGAGATCCGTTCGTCGTCGTCGGTGGTGACGCGGCCGGCCTGAGCGCCGCGAGCAAGTGCAAACGCGAGGACCCTGACCGCGAGGTGATCGTCTTCGAGAAAGGGCAGTGGGTCTCGTATGCCCACTGCGGGATGCCCTACTTCGTCAAGGGCGAGGTCGACACCCTCGATGAGTTGCTGTCGCTGTCGCCCGAGGAGATCGACGAACGCGGAATCGACCTCCGGCGCGGCCACGAGGTCCTCGAAGTCGACACCGAGGCCGAGACCATCGCTGTCGACGGACCAGACGGCAGGTTCGAACAGCCCTACGGCGACCTCCTGATCGCGACCGGCGCCCACGCCGTCACCAGCCCGATCGAGGGCCACGACCTCGACGGCGTCCACACGATGCACGGTCTCGATTCGGCAGCGGCCGTCCGAGCACACCTGCTCGATCCTGACGAGGACGCGCTCGCGGACATGGGCGGCGAGGACTTCGTCGATCGCGACCTCGTCGAGCGCTATGGCCGGATGGATCCCCCGGAGACCGTGGCCATCGTCGGCGGCGGCTACGTCGGCGTCGAGATGGCCGAGGCCTTCGTCGCACAGGATCTAGACGTCCACCTCTTCCAGCGCGGCGGCCACCTCGTGCCGCCGTTTGGCGAGAGCGTCGCCGACGTCGTCGAATCGGAACTCCGCGAGCAGGGCGTGACGCTCCATCTCGGCGAGGAAGTCGAGCGACTGGCAGGGAGCGAGCAGGTCGACCGGCTGGTCTGCAAAAGCGGCGACGCGCTCGATCTAGATTGTGCCCTCGTGGGAATCGGGATTCGACCGAACACTGGGATCGTCGAGGGCACGCCGATCGAGCTCGGAGAGTCAGGTGCAATCGCCGTCGACGACTACGGCCGGACGAGCGTCGCGGGCGTCTGCGCGGCGGGCGACGTCGCGGAGATGCGCCACGCTGTCACCGGCGAGCCCGACTGGGTGCCGCTCGGGCTGACCGCGAACAGGGCTGGTCGGGCGATCGGCCAGAGCGTCGCCGGCGATTCCGAGCCCGTCGGTGATATCGCCGGGACGGCAGTGTTGAAAGCGTTCGACCAGGAGTGTGGCCGGACCGGAATCGTCGACGAAAAGCGAGCACGCGAGGCCGGCTTCGATCCCGTCACCGAGACGATCACCAGCCGGTCGCGCTCGGGCTACTATCCCGGAGCGGCGGAGACGACCGTGACGCTTGTGGCCGATCGCGACTCGGGGCGGTTGCTCGGCGGGACGATCGTCGGGACCGACCGGGCGGCCATCCGGATCGACATCCTCGCGATGGCACTCGAAGAAGACGCCACCGTCGCGGATCTCGAACGGGCGGATCTGGCCTACGCGCCGCCCTTTGCTCCTGTGTGGGACCCCGTACTGACCGCCGCGAAGGTGCTCCGCGGTCAGTTGTAG
- the dhaL gene encoding dihydroxyacetone kinase subunit DhaL — translation MADESVQREALLAAIENVTARIADEKEYLTDLDSAIGDADHGANLNRGFQAVLKKVEEMDGADPQEIVKTVGMTLISEVGGAAGPLYGGSCMTASQELDGGITTETSIAFAEAFLEKLQDRGDARVGDKTMVDAITPAVHTYKKSIEQDDLPPLQALAKAVDAAERGVEFTVPLRASKGRASYLGWRSVGHQDPGATSTLMILEEILATAEEYLDGEIEVDATSPTIPDEEAEGE, via the coding sequence ATGGCAGACGAATCGGTCCAGCGTGAGGCACTGCTCGCGGCGATCGAGAACGTAACCGCGCGGATCGCCGACGAAAAGGAGTACCTGACGGATCTGGACTCGGCGATCGGCGACGCAGACCACGGCGCGAACCTGAACCGTGGCTTCCAGGCCGTCCTGAAAAAAGTCGAGGAAATGGACGGCGCCGACCCCCAGGAGATCGTCAAGACCGTCGGCATGACACTCATCTCGGAGGTCGGCGGCGCCGCGGGGCCACTCTATGGTGGCTCGTGTATGACCGCCAGTCAGGAACTCGATGGAGGGATCACCACCGAGACGTCGATCGCCTTCGCCGAGGCCTTCCTCGAAAAGTTGCAGGACCGAGGCGACGCCCGCGTCGGCGACAAGACGATGGTCGACGCGATCACGCCCGCCGTCCACACCTACAAGAAGTCGATCGAACAGGACGACCTCCCACCATTGCAGGCGCTGGCCAAAGCCGTCGACGCCGCCGAGCGCGGCGTCGAGTTCACCGTCCCGCTACGAGCCAGCAAGGGCCGGGCCTCCTATCTTGGCTGGCGGTCTGTCGGTCATCAGGACCCGGGTGCGACGAGCACGCTCATGATCCTCGAAGAGATCCTCGCGACGGCAGAGGAGTATCTCGACGGCGAGATCGAGGTCGACGCGACCTCGCCGACGATTCCCGACGAAGAAGCCGAGGGTGAGTGA